Proteins encoded in a region of the Haloglomus salinum genome:
- the cas5b gene encoding type I-B CRISPR-associated protein Cas5b, producing the protein MTPTIDSDGIPDVCLSLEIRADWGHFKKYGRTATKQTFDVIPRTTAAGLLAAIVGAPRDSYYETFGEGQSAVAITPMADLRSLNIPTTGVGTDPDAAASQRAGSRRSRSIMYQDTTQHRQIHNYEVLINPAYRIDVAVENESFYTDLRQHLEAGTSTYPPSMGLSEYLASVEYLGEHQVERLPESEPVDSVVPVPLADTIPQPGVAYRVERSPAIMEQHAGGRRTTRLDDLVYTPHAEDSVRFDAENVHAASVDDATVVFR; encoded by the coding sequence ATGACGCCGACAATCGATAGCGACGGGATTCCAGATGTCTGCCTGTCGCTCGAGATCCGTGCGGACTGGGGGCACTTCAAGAAGTACGGCCGGACGGCGACGAAGCAGACGTTCGACGTCATCCCTCGGACGACAGCTGCGGGGCTGCTCGCAGCTATCGTCGGGGCGCCACGAGATAGCTACTACGAAACGTTCGGCGAGGGGCAGAGTGCCGTCGCGATCACCCCGATGGCCGACCTACGAAGCCTCAATATCCCGACGACGGGTGTCGGTACCGACCCGGACGCAGCAGCATCACAGCGGGCGGGGAGTCGTCGGTCTCGCTCGATAATGTATCAGGATACGACACAGCACCGGCAGATACACAACTACGAGGTGCTGATCAATCCTGCCTATCGTATCGATGTCGCCGTCGAGAACGAGTCGTTCTACACCGACCTCCGGCAGCATCTCGAAGCGGGGACGAGCACCTACCCACCCAGTATGGGGCTCTCCGAATATCTCGCCTCTGTCGAGTATCTCGGCGAGCATCAGGTCGAACGCCTCCCCGAGTCGGAGCCGGTCGACTCAGTCGTCCCGGTTCCGCTGGCGGACACCATCCCGCAGCCGGGTGTCGCGTACCGAGTCGAGCGCTCTCCGGCGATCATGGAGCAGCATGCTGGTGGGCGACGAACGACGAGACTGGACGACCTGGTCTACACGCCACACGCTGAGGACTCGGTTCGGTTCGACGCTGAGAACGTTCACGCTGCATCCGTGGACGATGCTACGGTCGTCTTCCGCTGA
- the cas8b gene encoding type I-B CRISPR-associated protein Cas8b/Csh1, with protein sequence MSDVDVEAFEQAIGDFWEHGRAPVELPDIMAMYGVLAVGASDDGLFRTGSTLDDYLDGEYVTVRIDLTDDDPASSWDVTVDTLTKDIVEALAVSKNPAGKGRDYSITQIGSKTGNSPDSFANTYVSRLGDWCGYDSVRSVFESDDGHPDGWVVEAVTDVLGDDETLDEIADVTEELLAGTAERVVTVAVRLDTSDLEDYDGPDGVQWLYPDGLPVMNEAMRRYAGENMADKNIGGSRISRGPGVDAVNGSEDTLVGTPQSPFGLFSVKHPDNQPSLDRTQSWRNYPVSAETAMLFKKAEDLLEKTVMRRGGMEVYALPYFTGELTPEKASALYRAIQSLDVEQNKKEPPMGVVTYDLEEYAPELAEQELRYYLLTMPIGDDKHVVAESNAVTMYHARQLADALLATLAGPSFAPARSNFGAPTNWPLLEIDTEGPGETARRRRATKDILLGAFIDAGFQRRDTDKVGDDFRRVADHRLLAGEPLRAETLFEEYMQRFSDEFDGTDPVPSQLAGMQLAQLESLSRAGLVDGIPPVEPAPTTEWTTMTEQSEPTDIDTIRERRLESFLDRPLLQEDPERRGAFLAGVLVGQVSWYQENERNVGRPLDIRTPADEITARGLSQAVRTALEKAKIYAAEDDYSSDILYPEVVDRLLDALEADPEDWTLSKRDLQFAYSLGQAFGRRAMPVAFEIRGQNTSTESEVTADAAD encoded by the coding sequence GTGAGCGATGTCGATGTAGAAGCCTTCGAGCAGGCCATCGGGGACTTCTGGGAACACGGGCGCGCCCCCGTGGAACTCCCCGATATCATGGCGATGTACGGCGTTCTCGCCGTGGGGGCCAGCGACGACGGGCTGTTCCGCACCGGTTCGACACTGGACGACTACCTGGACGGGGAATACGTCACGGTCAGAATCGACCTCACCGACGACGACCCCGCCTCATCGTGGGACGTGACGGTCGACACACTGACCAAGGACATCGTCGAGGCCTTGGCTGTCTCGAAGAACCCGGCCGGTAAGGGGAGAGATTATAGCATCACCCAGATCGGCTCGAAGACCGGCAATTCCCCTGACTCATTCGCGAATACATACGTAAGCCGACTCGGAGACTGGTGCGGCTACGATTCCGTCCGCAGCGTCTTCGAGAGCGACGACGGGCACCCCGATGGCTGGGTCGTCGAGGCGGTCACCGACGTGCTCGGGGATGACGAGACACTGGACGAGATAGCCGACGTGACCGAAGAACTCCTCGCTGGAACGGCCGAGCGGGTGGTGACCGTCGCCGTTAGGCTCGATACGAGCGACCTCGAGGACTACGACGGCCCCGATGGCGTCCAGTGGCTGTATCCGGACGGCTTGCCGGTGATGAACGAGGCGATGCGGCGCTACGCCGGTGAGAATATGGCGGACAAGAACATCGGCGGGTCGAGAATCTCACGCGGCCCGGGTGTCGACGCAGTGAACGGAAGCGAGGACACCCTCGTCGGAACGCCACAGAGCCCGTTCGGACTGTTCTCGGTCAAGCACCCGGACAACCAGCCATCCCTCGACCGAACGCAGTCCTGGCGGAACTACCCGGTCTCCGCCGAGACGGCGATGTTGTTCAAGAAGGCCGAGGACCTGCTGGAGAAGACGGTGATGCGGCGCGGGGGGATGGAGGTGTACGCCCTCCCGTACTTCACTGGAGAACTCACCCCCGAGAAGGCTAGCGCCCTGTATCGGGCCATCCAGTCGTTGGATGTCGAGCAGAACAAGAAGGAACCGCCGATGGGTGTCGTGACGTACGACCTCGAGGAGTACGCTCCCGAATTGGCCGAGCAGGAACTCCGATACTACCTGCTGACGATGCCCATCGGGGACGACAAACACGTCGTCGCCGAGTCGAATGCCGTCACGATGTATCACGCCCGCCAACTCGCCGACGCCCTGTTGGCGACGCTCGCGGGGCCCTCGTTCGCTCCCGCCCGGAGCAACTTCGGAGCTCCGACCAACTGGCCGCTTCTCGAAATCGACACCGAGGGGCCTGGAGAAACCGCGCGGCGACGCCGTGCGACGAAGGACATCCTGTTAGGAGCGTTCATCGATGCCGGCTTCCAGCGACGTGATACCGACAAGGTCGGTGACGACTTCCGCCGCGTCGCCGATCACCGACTCCTCGCCGGAGAGCCACTGCGCGCGGAGACGCTCTTCGAGGAGTACATGCAGCGATTCAGCGACGAGTTCGACGGAACAGACCCAGTCCCCTCGCAACTCGCTGGGATGCAACTCGCACAGTTAGAGAGCCTTTCGCGGGCGGGTCTCGTTGACGGTATTCCACCGGTCGAGCCCGCACCCACGACCGAATGGACGACCATGACCGAGCAATCCGAACCCACAGACATCGATACGATTCGCGAGCGGCGACTGGAATCGTTTCTTGACCGCCCACTACTGCAGGAGGATCCCGAGCGACGAGGGGCCTTCCTCGCCGGCGTCCTCGTCGGCCAGGTCAGCTGGTATCAGGAGAACGAGCGCAACGTCGGCCGCCCGCTCGACATCCGGACGCCGGCCGACGAAATCACCGCGCGTGGGCTGTCGCAGGCCGTCCGGACGGCACTGGAGAAGGCGAAGATATACGCCGCCGAAGACGACTACTCGTCCGACATCCTCTACCCGGAGGTCGTCGACCGGCTACTGGACGCCCTGGAGGCGGACCCGGAGGACTGGACCCTCTCGAAACGCGACCTCCAGTTCGCGTATTCGCTCGGCCAAGCCTTCGGCCGGCGGGCGATGCCGGTCGCGTTCGAGATCCGCGGCCAGAACACGAGTACAGAGAGTGAAGTGACCGCCGACGCGGCTGACTGA
- a CDS encoding CRISPR-associated endonuclease Cas3'': protein MPTPIISHPTNPFGENPLLLQDHLEAVADRAVTLGHERAAIPLRTIGLLHDFGKVTPQFQAYIRKEYNGPDTERYHARIGAFVTFYALQQQGLEPLDQLAGALAVAKHHGTIPDAAPYVGTRLTEAYQHEALHNQVERIDAEAADLADEIIRLATDGAGSWADFRTRFEDGTVVDGLESLSTTAPPLSPPKPDSEALPGRLYDRTLRYWGALTLADKSHASGLTTAALYDYGSLARGPLDDYIETLQGTADSDLEATLNTLREDARQQVVAGVQDWIEDPEAPSVATLRLPTGLGKTFTGISGALTAKAALPEMTPQRTLVYALPFTSIIEQTRAQFEDESIWGADPTGTAFTVHHHLSETVTYGDRAEERDDIEFLGESWRSGVVLTTFVQLFESLVGPTTSRGTKLPALEGSVVILDEPQALPKDWWAAMPRILEILTEEYGARVISMTATEPPLFRAFETADLLERGRTASEAAQQPRHETHSTRSYFRSAERVTYRCDESAYAHSPDRPTQYVAHAEAADRIHERAREEGTSVLSVCNTIESSRILTEELKQQPSTTHLGHALADVLEERAAPVTDLDPEAVARSVRARAGLGPTDSTPGTDETFLLTFNSRFRPFDRRVLIHLADHLSTANRPFVFVATQAVEAGVDLSFNTVYRDIAPLDSIVQAAGRCNRSFEWGERGGEVIIWTLAGPSEETPANPADPPPAEHVYEQSIPSHLRLVSATLSELDGDSEIPDSEVSDVAVRRYFDRLAEDKQVGDQGITEEIEACEGDRLLGRSLIGDYQTVDTVVGVSSGDETVISDAAAEFQPVPTRAAYEAAEGLSSLRVSVPETVMESATKVPRLDRNSRGDTEGIQLFEYTNQPGLAYNLAGAGLVEDQEGIGGRFTVL from the coding sequence ATGCCCACGCCCATCATCTCACATCCGACGAATCCCTTCGGCGAGAACCCGCTCCTCCTCCAGGATCATCTCGAGGCGGTCGCAGACCGCGCCGTAACACTCGGCCACGAGCGGGCCGCGATCCCGCTGCGGACGATCGGGCTGTTACACGACTTCGGCAAAGTGACACCACAGTTCCAGGCCTACATTCGCAAAGAGTACAACGGTCCGGACACAGAGCGGTATCACGCTCGAATCGGCGCGTTCGTCACCTTCTACGCGCTGCAGCAACAGGGTTTGGAGCCGCTGGACCAGCTCGCCGGCGCGCTCGCGGTCGCCAAACACCATGGCACGATTCCCGATGCCGCCCCGTATGTTGGAACTCGTCTCACCGAGGCGTATCAGCACGAGGCCCTGCATAATCAGGTGGAACGAATCGATGCCGAAGCGGCCGACCTCGCGGACGAGATAATCCGACTTGCGACCGATGGGGCCGGTTCATGGGCGGACTTCCGCACCCGCTTCGAGGACGGGACCGTCGTGGACGGCCTGGAATCACTCAGTACGACGGCCCCACCGCTCTCACCGCCGAAACCCGATTCGGAGGCACTTCCGGGTAGACTGTACGACCGAACACTCCGCTACTGGGGAGCCCTCACCCTGGCCGATAAGTCACATGCGAGCGGTCTGACGACCGCTGCACTGTACGACTATGGCTCACTCGCACGGGGCCCGCTTGACGACTATATCGAGACCTTGCAAGGGACGGCCGACTCCGACCTCGAGGCGACGCTGAACACGCTCCGCGAGGATGCCCGCCAGCAGGTTGTGGCCGGCGTCCAGGACTGGATAGAAGACCCGGAGGCACCATCGGTCGCGACCCTCCGACTCCCTACGGGCCTCGGGAAGACCTTCACTGGCATCAGTGGCGCACTCACCGCCAAAGCGGCACTCCCGGAGATGACGCCACAACGGACCCTGGTGTACGCCCTCCCTTTCACCAGTATCATCGAGCAGACGCGAGCCCAGTTCGAAGACGAGTCCATCTGGGGGGCCGACCCGACCGGGACAGCGTTCACCGTTCACCACCACCTCTCCGAGACGGTGACCTACGGCGACCGGGCTGAGGAACGTGACGACATCGAGTTCCTCGGCGAGAGTTGGCGCTCCGGCGTCGTCCTGACCACGTTCGTGCAACTCTTCGAGAGTCTCGTCGGACCTACCACGAGCCGAGGCACGAAGCTCCCAGCGCTGGAGGGGTCCGTCGTCATCCTCGACGAACCACAAGCGCTACCGAAGGACTGGTGGGCCGCTATGCCCCGCATCCTCGAGATACTGACCGAGGAGTACGGCGCGCGGGTCATCTCGATGACGGCGACGGAGCCACCACTCTTCCGGGCGTTCGAGACTGCCGACCTTCTGGAGCGAGGCCGAACAGCGTCCGAGGCAGCTCAACAACCGCGTCACGAGACACACAGCACGAGGTCGTATTTCCGCTCTGCGGAGCGGGTGACCTACCGCTGCGACGAGTCGGCATATGCACATAGTCCGGACCGCCCGACGCAGTACGTCGCGCATGCGGAAGCCGCCGATCGCATCCACGAACGCGCTCGTGAGGAGGGCACATCGGTTCTCTCGGTCTGCAACACCATCGAGAGTTCACGCATCCTGACCGAGGAACTGAAGCAACAGCCCTCTACCACCCACCTGGGCCACGCACTCGCCGATGTCCTCGAAGAGCGTGCCGCCCCAGTCACCGACCTCGACCCCGAAGCGGTCGCCAGGTCGGTGCGTGCTCGTGCTGGACTCGGGCCGACGGACTCGACCCCCGGAACAGACGAGACGTTCCTCCTCACGTTCAACTCCCGATTCCGGCCGTTCGACCGCCGGGTCCTGATACATCTTGCAGACCATCTCTCGACAGCGAACCGCCCGTTCGTCTTCGTCGCCACGCAAGCCGTCGAGGCTGGGGTCGATCTCAGCTTCAACACGGTGTATCGCGATATCGCACCGTTGGATAGCATCGTGCAAGCAGCCGGCCGCTGCAATCGGTCGTTCGAATGGGGCGAACGTGGTGGAGAGGTGATTATCTGGACCCTCGCCGGACCGTCAGAGGAGACGCCGGCGAATCCAGCGGACCCACCACCCGCCGAGCACGTGTACGAGCAGTCGATTCCTAGTCACCTTCGGCTCGTCTCGGCGACGCTGTCGGAGTTGGATGGCGACTCGGAGATCCCCGACAGCGAGGTATCAGACGTGGCGGTCCGCAGGTACTTCGACCGGCTGGCCGAAGATAAACAGGTCGGCGACCAGGGCATCACCGAGGAGATCGAGGCCTGTGAAGGGGACCGGCTGCTCGGACGCTCACTTATCGGTGATTATCAGACGGTCGATACGGTCGTCGGCGTGTCATCGGGCGACGAGACCGTCATCTCGGATGCTGCCGCCGAGTTCCAGCCAGTCCCGACGAGAGCGGCCTACGAGGCTGCAGAGGGGCTTTCGAGTCTGCGAGTCTCGGTTCCCGAGACGGTGATGGAATCCGCAACCAAGGTTCCACGTCTCGACCGAAACTCACGCGGCGACACCGAAGGCATCCAACTCTTCGAGTATACCAACCAGCCGGGACTTGCGTACAATCTAGCCGGGGCGGGTCTTGTTGAGGACCAAGAGGGAATCGGAGGTCGATTCACGGTTCTGTAA
- the cas7b gene encoding type I-B CRISPR-associated protein Cas7/Csh2: MSQTEPIPRSEILFLTDAQDCNPNGNPMNDNRPRRDPETGQAIITDVRLKRYLRDQLADDGYDIYVKKMGGRSYGRTTLAKDVLGDISDADDIEDIEDVGAAFLDAATDVRYFGATLSFNSSDDDEEEELRNALAGAFPNNYQGPVQFLPARSLNEVEENDEYDSLTSVISTGDENRQGGFGLDDKRIVYGIFPFYGLVDGEAAKDTHLSNRDVERLDTLCWRSIKNQATSRSKVGQAPRLYLRVEYADEHYHMGDLQNLVELDEGRSADSPRSVVDVAVDMTALVDALHDESDRIDTLHVTGNRNLSLIHDGTEHAGDDIESMIQHEDYAVHAIDPYEERDLAE, from the coding sequence ATGAGCCAGACCGAACCGATTCCACGCTCCGAGATTCTGTTCCTGACCGACGCACAAGACTGCAACCCCAACGGCAACCCGATGAACGACAATCGGCCACGCCGTGACCCCGAGACCGGGCAGGCCATCATCACCGATGTCCGGCTCAAGCGATACCTTCGCGACCAGCTCGCGGACGACGGCTACGACATCTACGTGAAGAAGATGGGCGGCCGATCGTACGGACGGACGACGCTTGCCAAGGACGTTCTCGGGGATATCTCCGATGCCGATGACATCGAGGACATCGAAGATGTCGGGGCTGCATTCCTCGATGCAGCCACCGACGTTCGATACTTCGGGGCCACCCTCTCGTTCAACTCCAGTGACGATGATGAAGAGGAGGAGCTTCGCAACGCCCTCGCGGGCGCCTTCCCGAACAACTACCAGGGCCCGGTCCAGTTCCTCCCGGCACGGTCGCTGAACGAGGTCGAGGAGAACGACGAATACGACTCTCTCACGAGCGTCATCTCGACGGGTGACGAGAATCGCCAGGGTGGGTTCGGACTCGACGACAAGCGCATCGTCTACGGCATCTTCCCGTTCTACGGGCTCGTCGACGGCGAAGCCGCCAAGGACACCCACCTCTCCAACCGCGACGTGGAGCGGCTCGACACGCTCTGCTGGCGGTCCATCAAGAATCAGGCCACCTCGCGGAGCAAGGTCGGCCAGGCACCGCGGCTCTACCTCCGTGTGGAGTACGCGGATGAGCACTACCACATGGGCGATCTCCAGAACCTCGTCGAACTCGACGAGGGGCGGTCGGCAGATTCCCCACGATCCGTCGTCGATGTGGCTGTGGATATGACGGCGCTCGTCGACGCGCTACACGACGAGAGCGACCGTATCGACACGCTGCATGTCACCGGGAATCGGAATCTATCGCTCATCCACGATGGGACCGAACACGCTGGCGATGATATCGAATCGATGATTCAGCACGAGGACTACGCGGTCCACGCCATTGACCCGTACGAAGAGCGCGACCTGGCCGAATGA
- the cas6 gene encoding CRISPR-associated endoribonuclease Cas6 produces the protein MRLLIRLRATADARYNNAAHHKLRGRLWKGLDRSEFDDLHDSGRPPGICNSQIFPWGEIETGDQRHVLVAAADRDVLQAVADGLVADREFNVGEMRFRIEEVVPLSPDVGEPGSTGTLETGSGVLVRIPPWRQDEYGIADESDGESLFWRPEYSTEPFQTQLVNNLDRKHNRFQPDYLPGPSDSDGDLFEEYELLKTYALPLTVSEGEQREVVLSKWRFGYRVRDDDHRRHLNLALDTGIGERNALGLGFLNIEDKTLPTGEPA, from the coding sequence GTGCGTCTCCTGATACGACTTCGGGCGACGGCGGATGCCCGGTACAACAACGCGGCGCATCACAAACTGCGGGGCCGGCTCTGGAAGGGACTCGACCGTTCCGAGTTCGACGACCTCCACGACAGCGGTCGGCCGCCTGGAATCTGCAACTCGCAGATATTCCCGTGGGGAGAGATAGAGACCGGTGATCAGCGACACGTCCTCGTCGCTGCGGCCGATCGCGATGTCCTCCAGGCCGTCGCCGATGGTCTCGTCGCCGACCGTGAGTTCAATGTCGGTGAGATGCGGTTCCGTATCGAAGAGGTCGTCCCGCTCTCGCCGGACGTGGGAGAGCCGGGCTCGACAGGGACACTCGAGACAGGTTCTGGCGTCCTCGTCCGGATTCCACCCTGGCGACAGGACGAGTACGGTATCGCCGACGAGAGCGATGGCGAGTCGCTCTTCTGGCGGCCGGAGTATTCGACCGAACCGTTCCAGACGCAGCTGGTGAACAACCTCGACCGGAAGCACAATCGCTTTCAGCCCGACTACCTCCCGGGGCCCTCGGACAGCGATGGCGACCTGTTCGAGGAGTACGAACTCCTGAAGACGTACGCGCTCCCGCTGACGGTTTCGGAGGGAGAACAGCGCGAGGTCGTTCTGAGCAAGTGGCGGTTCGGGTATCGCGTTCGCGACGACGACCACCGCCGCCATCTGAACCTCGCACTCGACACCGGAATCGGCGAGCGGAACGCGCTCGGGCTCGGCTTCCTCAATATCGAAGACAAGACGCTCCCGACGGGTGAACCAGCGTGA
- a CDS encoding CRISPR-associated protein Cas4, with amino-acid sequence MDSVGWEGDSVVQRYIARERDTHREPRVRITGLMMQYHEVCTRELWFFSRGVDIDRETSNIQRGTHIDETSYEGQRRSFSINGRIVLDMLDSGEVMEVKASSALEAPAKLQLLYYLWYLDEILDIERDGVLAYPAERKREPVELDADSREWVEESIRGVIQTVERDEPPELEKKPYCDSCLYQDICWV; translated from the coding sequence ATGGACTCAGTGGGGTGGGAGGGCGACAGTGTCGTCCAGCGATACATCGCTCGGGAACGCGATACACACCGCGAGCCTCGGGTCCGTATCACCGGGCTGATGATGCAATATCACGAAGTGTGTACGCGGGAACTGTGGTTCTTCTCGCGAGGTGTGGATATTGACCGAGAAACATCCAACATCCAACGAGGCACGCACATCGACGAGACGAGTTATGAAGGGCAGCGGCGGTCATTCAGTATCAATGGCCGTATCGTCTTAGATATGCTCGATTCCGGGGAGGTGATGGAAGTGAAAGCCTCCTCGGCATTAGAGGCGCCAGCGAAACTTCAACTTCTCTACTACCTCTGGTATCTGGACGAGATTTTGGATATCGAGCGTGACGGAGTGCTTGCATATCCGGCAGAGCGTAAACGCGAGCCTGTCGAACTCGATGCGGACTCACGTGAATGGGTCGAAGAATCGATTCGCGGTGTCATTCAGACGGTAGAACGAGACGAACCGCCCGAACTCGAGAAGAAGCCGTACTGTGACAGCTGTCTGTATCAGGACATCTGCTGGGTGTAA